GAAGGCCACAAGGATGAAGGCCACTGGAATGAAGGCCACATAGATGAACGCCTCAAGGATGAAGACCACGAGGATGAATGCCACACTGATAAAAGCCACACAAATGAGGGCCTCAAGGATATAGGCCTCAAGGATGAAGGCACAAAGAATGAAGCCCACAAGGATGAAGGCTACAAGGATGAATGCCAAACGGATAAAGACCAAACGAATTAAGGCTTCAAGGATGAAAGCCACATGAATGAAGTCCACGAGGATGAAGGCCTCAAGATTAAAGGCCAGGAAGATGAAGGCCTCCCGGATAAAGGGTACAAGGATGAAGGCCACCCGGATGAAGGTTACATGGATGAAGGAGACAAGGATGAAGGCCACAAGGATGAAGGCCAAAAAGGATGAAGGCCACTCGGACGAAGGCCACAAGGATGAAGTCCACAAGGATGAAGGCCATAGGGATGAACGCCCTGAGGATGAAAGCCACAAGGATGAAGGTCACACGCAAAAAGACCACAAGGATGAAGGACTCAAGGCTGAAGGACACACGGATGAAAGCCACACAGATGAAAACCACACAGATGAAGGCCACACGGATGACAGACACACGAATGCTAGCCATACAGATGAAAGCTACACGGATGAAGGTGACATGGATGAAAGCTATATGGATGAAGGTTACAAGGATGAAGGCCACATGGATAAAGGCTCCTTGGTTGAAGGCCACATGGATGAAGGCTCCATGGTTGAAGGCCACACGGATGAAGGCCACAAGAATGAAGGCCACACGGATGAAGGCCACAAGAATGAAAACCACACGGATGAAGGGTACAAGGATGATGACCACTCATATGAAGGCCACACGGATGAAGGCCACACGGATGAAGACCACAAGGATTAAAGCTACAAGAATGAAAGCCACATGGATGAAAGCCACACGGATGAAGGCCACACAGATGAAGGCCACACAGATGAAGGCCACGTGGATGAATGCCACACGGGTGAAGGCCTACCTTACCTTAACTGAtgtttccagggcttagcgtccccgcggccctgtcgtcgaccaggcctcctggttgctggactgataaaCCAAGCAGTTtgacgcggctgttcgcagcctgacgtatgagtcacagcctggttgatcaggcctcACGGATGACGGTCACTCATATGAAGGCCACACGGATGAAGACAAAACGGATGAAGGGCCACATGGATGAAGGCCACTCGGATGAAGGCCACAcggatgaaggctacaaagatgaAAGCCACACGGATGAAAGCCACACGGATCAAGATCGCATGGATGAATGCCAAACGGATGAAGGCCAAACGGAGGAAGGCCACACGGATGAAGGCCACTCGGATGAAGGCCACACGGATGAAGGTTACACGGATTAAGGCCAAACGGATGAAGTTCAAACGGATGAAGGACACTCGGATGAAAGCCACACAGATGAAAGCCTCACGTATGAAGGCCACACGGATGAAAGCCTAAAGGATGAAGGCCACAAGGATGAAGGCCACACGGATGAAGGTCACAAGGATGAAGGCCAAAAAGGACAAAGGCCACACGGATGAAGGCCTCAAGGATGAAGGTCACAAGGATGAAGGCCACATGAATGAACGCCACAAGGATGAATGCCACACGGATGAAGAACCACACGGATAAAGGACTCAAGGATGAAGGCTACACAGATGAAGGCCACACAGATGAAAGCCACTCGGATGAAAGCGACACGGATGAAATCCAAACAAATGAAAGCCACACGGATGTGAGCCACACGGATGAAAGTCACACAGAGGAAGGCCTCACGGATGAAGGCCACAAGGATGAAGGCCTCACGGATGAAGGCTCCATGGTTGAAGGCCACATGGATGAATGCCACAAGAATGAAGGCCACACGGATGATGGCCACGTGGATAAAGGCCAGAAGGATGAAAGGCACACGGATGAAATCCACACGGATGAAGGCTCCATGGATGAAGGCCACAAGGATGAAGGCCACAAGAATGAAGGCCACTCAGATGAAGGCCACATGGATGAAGGCTCCATGGATGAAAGCCACACAGATGAAATCCACACGAATGAAGGCCAAAAGGATTAAAGCTACAAGGATGAAAGCCACAAGGATGAAGGCCACGCAAATGAAGACTAAACGGATGAAGGCCACATGGATGAAGGCCAGACGGATGAAGGCAACACAGATgaactcagcctaaatagagaaggagaaaaaaaagaaaaaaaaaaaaagaattttttcaaccatgttcaattgatttcacagcccacaattgtgaaccaaaatcatttctacgacactcagctatgaccttactatataataaagatttggttGTCAcatctttatcccagatgtatttagtgcaataatactgatttttaaaagtttcccaaaaacgtatgcaacaaaatgaagtgtatcattatttataaaatcaataaatctacgtagataagaataatgacatcctttttagaggcgtaaactctacatataatgtgcaagtttcatgtaaattgaataataaataaaggctgtgagagcagatctagttgtaaaagttgcagTGGCATAAACGCGCCGCGACAAGATACTCATACTCGCGGTCACGATCttcactcgtgacaatgcgtgatttacgcattgcggcaagctcgtaccttctatggagagctcgcatgcatctagctttcaatgcttttctcgtgttcgtttggtaagtcatattgcagtacaaatagcaaaaatagcatgagttctgggagatattgtgagagcgcgtcagcgatacCTCCACTCCCTATGAGACACACAGTGACTGAGGGGCTGAGCCAcgtaccactctctctctcacacgatactgttgccaatgagtgagtttgtattcattttatgcataacatgttattttcaacgctattacgaaaaaaaagacttctacaacgtaagatacaataccccgcggcgcactcacgccgcgaggaccagattcacgaaagttgcagcgggaaatttgactctaattacgttatttttcaagataacattaaacggtttggaccacaatgttgccagaacgttgtagtatttttcgtaatttttcgtaaatattccatttttcttcggattttcgggtaccatggCCCCTGAAGGCCACATGCATGAAGGCCACATGGATGAAGGCCTTACAGATGAAGGCCACTCATATTAAGGACACACAGATAAAGGAAAAATGTACGAAGGCCACACAGATGAAGGCTACAAGGATAAAGTCAACACGGATAAAAGTCACACGGATGAAGGCCACATGGATGAAAGCCACACGTATGAAGGCTGCACCGATGAAGGTCATACCGATGAAGGCCACACTGATGAAGGCCACAAGGATGATGGCTACAAAGATGAAGGCTACAAGGACGATAGGCAAACGGATGAAGGCCACACGGATGAAGTTCACACGAATGAATGCCAAACGGATGTAGGCCAAACGGATGAAGGCTGCACCGATGAAGGACACACGGATGAAGGCCACGCAGATGAAGGCCACACGAATGAAAACACGTTAAGCGTTCTTATAATTTTCAAAGTAGTTGTTCTCCAAACTTGTGTAAGTGTTTCCATGATCGTTGTTGCATAGATATGTTAATATGTATAATCTATTTTCATAGATAAATAGAATGGGACTGATTGCAATTATTTATAACTAGATGTACCCGCCACGTGTTACAGTGACTCAgtttggttaaatggaaaagaaaagtGAAAGCGTACATTCCTAATACGTTTAATTTCACAGTgcctgtgggtatacaatattttttgttgttccattgtccgtggagatagagattgtctggtttgccgactctagaacacgcaacatctaattgtccatgtgagaagcaatccgtgtctaggtaTAAACTGcaaaattctaaagattggcccagagctttgttgatggtgactgcAAACGCCAATGGAATTGGAACTTTTAATCTCTTAAACTGAAATGGCATaattgttggaatcataggaatgcaaggaatgaggacatcttcacatttgaaaggtcctgtcaagattgttgcttctacgacgttgctaattaattttttttacagcaaggggcgtggcgttgcaaagttttggctggttgatatttcgcaacatgataattggcacgccgattttccattgccgtacgtgtgatggtatccccggCAGAGTGActtcaaaaattctgttggataattaaacgcttcatatgcttcctcaacagtgttgaCGGACTTATATGTGTCTGCCTCGCTTTGGATGTTAGACTGAAGTTCTTGTTATTAAGTTCGTAGACGACTTTGTTCTTCGCCGCAAGAAGAGCTCGTTCATTCAGCGAATCGTGATtcatataattggtttgaataatgGGAAATATTTTTTAAACCAAttctcttttgacgtcactatattgttgaagttatgtggcaatgaaattcgtcctgaggttagATCAACCGgtacgtttccgttcccaatttccagaaattgatgtaagaatatctcagctgatggatcgttttgcagctggacatgcatatttgaagttaattttaacgtctttacgtggcgccacaaagtggAGTATTTCAGGGaaacatttatttcgtccgctggtgtcgatccaGGAATTTCAGGTGCTGTttccctgaaatctcctgcaagtaatattaatgcattcccaaatgacctgatgtttccacgcaaatcttgcaatgatcgataaaGAGCCTCGACCGATTTTTTGTGggtcattgtgcattcatcccaaacaataagtttacatttctgcaatacttttctcaTGCCAGATGctctggaaatgttgcacgtgggagtttcaatgaattgaatgttcaatggcaatctcaaagccgaagtagcagttcttccacctggtagcaatgtcgcagctaatcCGGACGATgccagagctaaggttatgccattttgggatcgaaatgctgccagaatcaatctaattaggaatgttttacagttcctcctggcgcatctaagaagatttctctaatccctttattgacagtttgaattaaatgaattgtggggtt
The DNA window shown above is from Procambarus clarkii isolate CNS0578487 chromosome 21, FALCON_Pclarkii_2.0, whole genome shotgun sequence and carries:
- the LOC123760792 gene encoding sarcoplasmic reticulum histidine-rich calcium-binding protein-like — its product is MKASRLKARKMKASRIKGTRMKATRMKVTWMKETRMKATRMKAKKDEGHSDEGHKDEVHKDEGHRDERPEDESHKDEGHTQKDHKDEGLKAEGHTDESHTDENHTDEGHTDDRHTNASHTDESYTDEGDMDESYMDEGYKDEGHMDKGSLVEGHMDEGSMVEGHTDEGHKNEGHTDEGHKNENHTDEGYKDDDHSYEGHTDEGHTDEDHKD
- the LOC123760791 gene encoding uncharacterized protein gives rise to the protein MNATRMKNHTDKGLKDEGYTDEGHTDESHSDESDTDEIQTNESHTDVSHTDESHTEEGLTDEGHKDEGLTDEGSMVEGHMDECHKNEGHTDDGHVDKGQKDERHTDEIHTDEGSMDEGHKDEGHKNEGHSDEGHMDEGSMDESHTDEIHTNEGQKD